The Candidatus Ancaeobacter aquaticus genome contains the following window.
TAAGGTGAGTTGGATTGAAGAGCCGGATGTGAGAAATTCACAAGTCCGGTTCTATGAGGGGCATTGAAACTCCTCTTGTTAATTGTGAAAATATAAGAAAAGGAGTCATATTATGTCTACTCGACATGAAAATCAAGAAAGCTTTATTGCCGATGAGGTGTATCATGTGTTTAACAAAAGTATTGCTGGGTACAAGGTACTGAATGACGATAGTGATTACTCGCGGCTCAATTCACTCATACGCTACTATCAATGCATTCCATCAGTAAAATACTCTGTGTATAAAAAATCATTAAAAAATGGTGAAAGTGAGAGTTTCTTGCCACCTAAACGAGGAGACCAACTGGTTGAAATAATTGCCTATTGTTTTATGCCTACACACATACATCTTATATTGAGGCAAATAAGTGAAAATGGTTTGTCCACATTCATGAATAATGTGTGTAACAGCT
Protein-coding sequences here:
- a CDS encoding transposase, with the protein product MSTRHENQESFIADEVYHVFNKSIAGYKVLNDDSDYSRLNSLIRYYQCIPSVKYSVYKKSLKNGESESFLPPKRGDQLVEIIAYCFMPTHIHLILRQISENGLSTFMNNVCNSYSRYFNIKYNRKGPLWMGRFKRVLVQTDEQLLHLTRYVHLNPVTSHLVDAPEEWRNSSYDEYLCRSDEKVCRYGDLLDVRPEEYKEFVNDNISYQRERAQLKKLVFE